The Hyphococcus flavus genome contains a region encoding:
- a CDS encoding methylated-DNA--[protein]-cysteine S-methyltransferase, whose protein sequence is MSKQNLMNAMTQITNIAPISAKRLDGYAPVGRAIDFLTAHAEDQPGLEDVAAHVGLSPAHFQRVFKAGAGVSPKRFLQYLAAQEAKRAMSSGEDVLSASLSAGLSGSSRLHDLFLASEAMTPGDYRRKGAGLVIRHAFIEGPLGRVLIAATDKGVCWMSFAEEGGDVLHLAEMKHDWSAAEFIEDEGLVAPLAARAFAFALNRKTDEPLRLHVRGTNFQLKVWEALLKIPYGGCATYGDIAREIGSPRANRAVGSAVGANLISVLIPCHRVILSSGVIHNYRWGVARKKAVLAMEGAVTAA, encoded by the coding sequence ATGTCTAAACAAAACCTTATGAACGCTATGACCCAGATCACAAACATTGCGCCCATAAGCGCTAAACGGCTCGATGGTTACGCACCGGTTGGACGCGCCATTGATTTCCTCACTGCGCATGCGGAGGATCAGCCGGGATTGGAAGATGTCGCCGCCCATGTGGGCTTGTCGCCAGCGCATTTCCAGCGTGTCTTTAAAGCCGGCGCCGGCGTATCGCCGAAACGGTTTCTGCAATATCTTGCGGCGCAAGAAGCAAAGCGCGCCATGTCGAGTGGCGAAGATGTTCTGTCTGCGTCGCTTTCAGCAGGGCTTTCGGGCTCGTCGCGATTACATGATCTTTTTCTGGCGTCGGAAGCGATGACGCCTGGCGACTATCGCCGAAAAGGCGCAGGGCTCGTCATACGTCATGCGTTTATCGAAGGACCGCTCGGCCGCGTGCTGATTGCTGCGACGGACAAGGGCGTGTGCTGGATGAGTTTCGCCGAAGAGGGCGGGGACGTATTGCATCTTGCCGAAATGAAACATGACTGGTCGGCGGCGGAATTTATCGAGGACGAAGGATTAGTCGCGCCTTTGGCGGCGCGCGCTTTTGCATTCGCCCTTAACCGAAAAACCGACGAACCATTACGTCTGCATGTTAGGGGTACAAACTTTCAACTGAAAGTCTGGGAAGCCCTTTTAAAAATTCCCTATGGCGGATGCGCAACCTATGGCGACATCGCAAGAGAAATCGGGTCGCCACGGGCGAATCGCGCGGTCGGCTCGGCTGTCGGCGCCAACCTCATTTCCGTTCTCATTCCCTGTCACCGGGTCATTCTTTCTTCCGGCGTCATTCACAACTACCGCTGGGGCGTTGCGCGCAAGAAAGCGGTGCTCGCCATGGAAGGTGCGGTCACTGCTGCGTAA
- a CDS encoding DMT family transporter — MTLREISALLLMCLVWGFHFVVIKLIVGEVPPMFYAAVRLALVALLLSPFLRWRRGEMARVLFGGLCFGVFNYAFMFSGVKLAPASAAAIAIELHVPFATIMAMIFLGDRPGWRRLVGMALAFTGVAIIATAGPSSPDPETRIGVGVGLVAAAAFTEAIGAVLVKRATAFTPHQLLAWFSLVGVIGLTIMTTIFETGQVEAYKAVDKWLFAGAVLYSAVAASIIGHSTYYWLLHRLPVSVVAPSVLLTTMFAVFFSVALLGDPFGPRMAVGGLLTIAGVGVVLLRNIKKQPHTGVLAEPPG, encoded by the coding sequence ATGACTTTGCGCGAGATTAGCGCACTCCTTTTGATGTGCCTCGTCTGGGGTTTTCATTTTGTCGTAATCAAGTTGATCGTCGGCGAAGTGCCGCCAATGTTTTACGCGGCGGTCCGGCTTGCGCTTGTGGCGTTGTTGTTGTCGCCGTTCCTTAGATGGCGGCGCGGTGAAATGGCGAGGGTGCTTTTTGGCGGTCTTTGTTTCGGCGTCTTCAACTACGCCTTTATGTTTTCAGGCGTCAAACTGGCGCCGGCGTCCGCCGCCGCCATCGCCATCGAACTTCATGTGCCGTTCGCCACCATTATGGCGATGATTTTTCTGGGCGACCGTCCCGGTTGGCGCAGGCTGGTGGGTATGGCGCTTGCCTTCACCGGCGTCGCCATCATTGCGACGGCGGGACCGTCGTCGCCTGATCCGGAAACGCGCATTGGCGTCGGTGTGGGCCTTGTTGCGGCGGCGGCGTTTACGGAGGCTATCGGCGCTGTGCTGGTGAAACGCGCCACGGCCTTTACGCCGCATCAATTGCTTGCATGGTTTTCGCTGGTCGGCGTGATCGGACTGACGATTATGACCACGATATTCGAAACAGGTCAGGTGGAGGCGTACAAGGCCGTCGATAAATGGCTGTTCGCTGGGGCGGTGCTTTATTCTGCAGTCGCAGCGTCGATTATCGGGCATTCAACTTATTACTGGTTGCTGCATCGGCTGCCTGTCAGTGTTGTTGCGCCAAGCGTGTTGCTGACCACCATGTTTGCCGTGTTTTTCTCGGTCGCCTTGCTGGGCGATCCGTTTGGACCCAGAATGGCGGTTGGCGGTTTGCTGACCATCGCCGGCGTTGGGGTCGTGCTTTTGCGAAATATCAAGAAACAGCCCCATACTGGCGTTCTTGCCGAACCGCCTGGGTAG
- a CDS encoding N-acetylmuramoyl-L-alanine amidase: MKLIDAPSPNFDERGRDIDTVVLHYTGMPTGKEALERLCDPQAKVSAHYLVEENGDIYRLVDEVKRAWHAGVAYWRGDIDINARSIGIEIVNPGHAWGYRDFPEAQVTAVIALVKDICSRHKISPARVVGHSDVAPRRKEDPGEKFPWKKLADAGLALAPFEGDPKDGEGVTFDEALKALSDIGYDANLGDYTAGLLAFQRRFCPQSLGQGFDARTRAALIYASGL, from the coding sequence ATGAAGCTGATCGATGCGCCTTCTCCGAATTTTGATGAACGCGGCCGCGACATCGACACGGTCGTGCTTCATTACACGGGGATGCCCACAGGAAAAGAAGCGCTAGAGAGACTTTGTGATCCGCAGGCGAAAGTAAGCGCGCATTACCTTGTTGAAGAAAATGGCGACATTTATCGCCTCGTTGATGAAGTGAAACGAGCGTGGCACGCAGGCGTTGCCTACTGGCGCGGCGATATCGACATCAATGCGCGTTCCATCGGTATTGAGATCGTCAATCCGGGGCATGCCTGGGGCTATCGCGACTTCCCCGAAGCTCAAGTAACAGCCGTTATCGCATTGGTGAAAGACATATGCTCACGCCATAAAATTTCGCCAGCGCGGGTGGTCGGCCATTCCGATGTTGCGCCGCGCCGTAAAGAAGACCCCGGTGAAAAATTTCCGTGGAAAAAGTTAGCTGACGCAGGGCTGGCGCTGGCCCCGTTTGAGGGAGATCCCAAAGACGGCGAGGGCGTGACGTTCGATGAAGCACTGAAAGCACTTTCTGATATCGGCTACGACGCCAATCTCGGGGATTATACAGCGGGGTTGCTCGCCTTTCAGCGGCGTTTTTGCCCGCAGTCGCTAGGGCAGGGATTTGATGCAAGAACCCGGGCGGCGTTGATCTACGCTAGCGGTCTTTAA
- the rsmH gene encoding 16S rRNA (cytosine(1402)-N(4))-methyltransferase RsmH, producing MNQAVHTPVMLKEVLAALAPKEGGVYVDATFGAGGYSRAILNAADCTVYGFDRDPTAIERAKEWATQFAGRLFLINRPFAEMREALEEQGVEVVDGVVFDLGVSSMHLDEAERGFSFRHDGPLSMRMDGGKPDASDVIAKADAKDLAAIFRAYGEEKRAGQLARAVIKARDKGPIETTSHLAGIVEAATPAAVRQKIHPATRVFQALRIFVNDELGQLVAGLRAAERLLRPAGRLVAVTFHSLEDRIVKRFLVSGEMRKTKSRHLPPDESQPAAFSLLYSKAIAASREEAGENPRARSAKLRAAERTNAPPQTADASALGAPRLKELSFMTGGI from the coding sequence ATGAACCAGGCAGTACATACACCTGTCATGCTGAAAGAGGTGCTGGCCGCGTTAGCGCCGAAAGAAGGCGGTGTTTACGTTGATGCGACTTTCGGCGCTGGCGGCTACTCGCGCGCAATATTGAATGCGGCCGATTGCACCGTTTACGGATTTGATCGCGATCCGACCGCAATTGAACGTGCAAAAGAATGGGCGACGCAATTTGCCGGGCGCCTGTTTCTCATCAACCGGCCGTTTGCTGAAATGCGAGAGGCGCTTGAAGAGCAAGGCGTTGAAGTCGTCGATGGCGTTGTGTTCGATCTCGGCGTTTCTTCAATGCACCTAGACGAGGCGGAACGCGGGTTTTCTTTCCGTCACGACGGCCCTTTATCCATGCGGATGGATGGCGGCAAGCCTGATGCCAGTGACGTTATCGCGAAAGCAGATGCGAAGGATCTCGCAGCAATCTTTCGCGCTTATGGCGAGGAAAAACGCGCCGGCCAGCTTGCCAGAGCCGTTATCAAGGCCCGCGACAAAGGGCCGATAGAGACCACCAGCCATCTTGCCGGAATTGTTGAAGCCGCGACTCCTGCAGCAGTGCGTCAGAAAATTCATCCCGCGACGCGCGTCTTCCAAGCGTTGCGGATATTCGTCAATGATGAACTTGGCCAGCTTGTTGCCGGGCTTCGTGCGGCGGAACGGCTGTTGCGACCGGCAGGACGGCTTGTCGCCGTGACGTTTCATTCGCTTGAAGACCGCATCGTGAAAAGGTTTCTTGTTAGCGGTGAGATGCGCAAAACGAAATCGCGGCATTTGCCGCCTGATGAATCGCAGCCGGCCGCGTTTTCACTGCTCTATAGCAAAGCGATTGCGGCGAGCCGGGAAGAGGCGGGGGAAAATCCGCGCGCACGGTCGGCGAAATTGCGTGCAGCAGAACGCACTAATGCGCCCCCGCAAACGGCTGATGCAAGCGCTCTTGGCGCGCCGCGCTTAAAAGAATTATCGTTCATGACGGGAGGGATATAA
- a CDS encoding MlaC/ttg2D family ABC transporter substrate-binding protein: MRYQSQRRSFLKYTLAASAALFAIGQTTAFADQAAEDFVQGILDEAEPILDAPTQQELLDGVENLVAQYVDMRRIGRFVLGQYARQMTDAQAEEYFPLFQQYATIIYQNTLSDYEGQRIVVTGSVDRSERDIIVNSKLANPEPGAAFANAVIHWRVYRDRDGNMSVVDAGADNVWLAIEQRSQFTSLIANNGGGAAGIDALIAEIRSRVNED, encoded by the coding sequence ATGCGTTACCAGTCACAACGCCGTTCTTTTCTGAAATACACCTTGGCTGCATCTGCTGCATTGTTTGCTATCGGGCAAACAACGGCGTTTGCCGATCAAGCGGCGGAAGATTTCGTGCAAGGCATTCTCGACGAGGCAGAACCAATCTTGGATGCGCCGACACAACAAGAACTCCTCGACGGGGTTGAAAACCTTGTCGCGCAATATGTAGACATGCGCCGCATCGGCCGCTTTGTTCTGGGGCAATACGCAAGGCAGATGACCGACGCTCAGGCGGAAGAATATTTTCCCCTGTTTCAGCAATACGCCACAATCATTTACCAGAATACGCTGTCCGATTACGAGGGCCAGCGCATTGTCGTTACCGGCTCCGTAGACAGGTCTGAACGCGACATCATCGTCAATTCGAAACTCGCCAACCCCGAACCAGGCGCCGCCTTCGCTAACGCCGTCATTCACTGGCGCGTTTACCGCGACCGGGACGGCAATATGAGCGTCGTTGACGCTGGCGCCGACAATGTCTGGCTCGCCATCGAACAGCGCAGCCAGTTTACGTCGCTCATCGCCAACAATGGCGGCGGAGCAGCCGGGATCGATGCGCTGATTGCGGAGATTAGATCGCGAGTCAACGAAGACTGA
- the ctrA gene encoding response regulator transcription factor CtrA, whose translation MRVLLIEDDGATAQSIELMLKSDGFNVYTTDLGEEGVDLGKVYDYDIILLDLNLPDMTGFDVLKTLRVSKVNTPILILTGQGDIETKVRGLGFGADDYMTKPFHKDELVARIHAIVRRSKGHSQSVITTGKLVVNLDAKTVEVAGQRVHLTGKEYQMLELLSLRKGTTLTKEMFLNHLYGGMDEPELKIIDVFICKLRKKLAAATQGEHYIETVWGRGYVLRDPQEEKAAEVA comes from the coding sequence ATGCGGGTTTTGCTGATCGAAGACGACGGCGCCACGGCACAGAGCATCGAGTTGATGCTGAAGTCGGACGGGTTCAATGTGTACACCACCGACCTTGGCGAAGAGGGCGTCGATCTGGGCAAGGTATATGATTATGACATCATCTTGCTCGACCTGAACCTGCCGGACATGACCGGTTTTGACGTATTAAAGACATTGCGCGTTTCGAAAGTGAATACGCCGATCCTCATTCTCACGGGCCAGGGCGACATCGAAACCAAAGTGCGCGGCCTCGGCTTCGGCGCTGACGATTACATGACTAAACCATTCCACAAGGACGAGCTGGTTGCACGCATTCACGCCATCGTCCGCCGTTCAAAAGGTCACTCACAGTCAGTGATTACAACTGGCAAGCTGGTTGTAAATCTCGACGCAAAGACAGTGGAAGTCGCCGGCCAGCGCGTCCACCTCACCGGCAAGGAATATCAGATGCTGGAGCTGTTATCGCTCCGCAAGGGCACGACGCTCACGAAAGAGATGTTCCTGAACCACCTTTATGGCGGCATGGATGAACCGGAACTGAAAATCATTGACGTCTTTATTTGTAAGCTGCGCAAGAAACTTGCCGCCGCGACACAGGGCGAACATTACATCGAAACTGTCTGGGGCCGCGGCTATGTGCTTCGCGACCCGCAGGAGGAAAAAGCCGCCGAAGTGGCTTAA
- a CDS encoding VacJ family lipoprotein, producing MKYLILIAALCLPMAGPAQAQLVGAGEAEDVARELETTQIETGASEADPWEGFNRKMFAVNNTFDRALMVPAAKAYRAVTHKKQRKGIRNFLANLRTPVTLVNDILQGEFGRAGETAGRFVINSTIGFGGMGDPAERLGIEQHSEDFGQTLAVWGVDSGPYVVLPFFGPSTVRDGLGSAADVAADPAIWIRTEPAQYFRYSRTGANLLSTREPLIEPLADIEADSLDFYASIRSFYLQSRKREIANGRTTFDDLPDIGEFEEFDEELE from the coding sequence ATGAAATATCTCATTTTGATCGCCGCCCTATGCTTGCCAATGGCTGGCCCGGCCCAGGCGCAACTCGTCGGCGCAGGTGAAGCCGAAGATGTCGCCCGCGAACTCGAAACGACCCAGATTGAAACGGGCGCCAGCGAGGCAGATCCATGGGAAGGTTTCAATCGCAAAATGTTCGCGGTGAACAACACGTTCGATCGTGCATTGATGGTTCCTGCCGCAAAGGCCTATCGCGCCGTCACCCACAAAAAGCAGCGTAAGGGCATTCGAAACTTTCTGGCTAACCTGCGCACGCCTGTCACGCTTGTGAACGATATCCTGCAGGGCGAATTCGGCCGCGCCGGTGAGACCGCCGGACGTTTTGTCATCAACTCAACCATCGGTTTCGGCGGCATGGGCGATCCGGCGGAACGACTTGGCATTGAGCAGCATTCGGAAGATTTCGGACAGACGCTTGCCGTGTGGGGCGTTGATTCCGGACCGTACGTTGTGCTGCCGTTTTTTGGGCCGAGCACTGTTCGCGACGGCCTGGGCTCCGCTGCCGATGTCGCGGCCGATCCGGCGATATGGATTCGTACCGAGCCGGCGCAATATTTCCGGTATTCGCGCACGGGTGCTAACTTATTATCGACACGCGAGCCGCTTATCGAACCGCTGGCGGATATCGAAGCAGACTCACTCGACTTTTATGCGTCGATACGGAGTTTCTACCTGCAATCGCGCAAACGGGAAATCGCAAACGGCCGGACCACCTTCGACGATTTGCCCGATATCGGCGAGTTCGAGGAATTTGACGAAGAACTCGAATAA
- a CDS encoding molecular chaperone DjiA: MSFWDRIEATLAEAHKRTLGTLLDALATQRRRRDEAAFSIALIALSAKMAKADGIVTDDEIDAFRDYFHFPEKEAGKVRMIYQLAQQDVAGFSEYVKRVAKIFDDSPVVLEDVLDCLFHVAVADGVAHPRELELLEQAAKAFNISAPAYHRLKAAHLGLADDDPYLIIGVEPGESLDKVKAAYRALSRDHHPDALMARGVPSDLVTIAEGRMAAINTAYEQILTDYK; encoded by the coding sequence ATGAGCTTTTGGGACAGGATAGAAGCGACCCTTGCCGAGGCGCACAAACGTACGCTTGGGACGCTGCTGGATGCGCTTGCGACCCAGCGCCGTCGGCGTGATGAGGCGGCGTTCTCTATCGCCCTGATCGCGCTTTCAGCAAAAATGGCGAAAGCGGATGGTATTGTAACCGACGACGAGATCGACGCGTTTCGGGATTATTTTCATTTTCCGGAAAAAGAAGCTGGCAAAGTTCGGATGATCTATCAGCTTGCCCAACAGGACGTGGCGGGTTTTTCTGAATACGTAAAAAGAGTGGCCAAGATTTTCGATGATTCGCCGGTCGTCCTCGAAGATGTGCTCGACTGTCTCTTTCATGTGGCGGTAGCGGATGGTGTCGCGCACCCGCGAGAGCTGGAGCTATTGGAACAGGCGGCCAAGGCGTTCAACATTTCAGCGCCAGCGTATCACCGGTTAAAGGCGGCGCATCTGGGTCTGGCGGATGACGACCCGTACCTGATAATAGGGGTCGAGCCGGGGGAGAGCCTCGATAAGGTCAAGGCCGCATATCGCGCTCTCTCCAGAGATCATCATCCTGACGCATTGATGGCGCGCGGCGTGCCTTCCGATCTGGTCACGATTGCTGAAGGCCGAATGGCGGCGATCAATACCGCCTATGAACAGATATTAACTGATTACAAGTAG
- a CDS encoding division/cell wall cluster transcriptional repressor MraZ, whose amino-acid sequence MRRVTGARFFGSYVNKIDAKGRLATPALFRRALNLPEENVVYCIPSTEEPCIECGGGDYIDNLMEMIDQLDPFSPKRISLERTIATQMTPLSPDKEGRINLPEPLREHAKLNGEALFAGHVRSFQIWNPDIFEAALGEAKKIASDARLSLRNPTPNGGSA is encoded by the coding sequence ATGCGGCGCGTGACCGGGGCCCGGTTTTTTGGGTCCTATGTCAATAAGATTGATGCGAAGGGGCGGCTGGCGACGCCGGCGCTGTTTCGCCGTGCGCTCAACCTGCCCGAAGAAAATGTCGTTTATTGCATACCGTCCACAGAAGAGCCCTGTATCGAATGCGGCGGCGGCGACTACATCGACAATCTGATGGAGATGATTGACCAGCTCGATCCGTTCTCTCCGAAGCGCATCAGTCTCGAACGCACCATCGCCACGCAGATGACGCCGCTCTCTCCCGACAAAGAGGGGCGGATCAATTTACCCGAACCATTGCGAGAACATGCGAAACTTAATGGCGAGGCGCTGTTCGCCGGTCACGTGCGCTCGTTTCAGATATGGAACCCGGACATTTTTGAAGCGGCGCTCGGCGAGGCGAAAAAAATCGCCAGCGATGCGCGCCTCTCTCTACGCAACCCGACCCCTAACGGGGGCAGCGCATGA
- a CDS encoding ArsR/SmtB family transcription factor: MALDAALNIFRAIGEETRLRIMALLHRGELTVSEITAILGQSQPRVSRHLKILADAGLVERHREGAWMFYRLADRSGDQAAAQAVIDVMDELAEADDRILTRDGDRFLQAREARAALAASYFEENAKEWGRLRSLHLPEKDIESRIIELAGEKTVDLFVDLGTGTGRMLEIFADLYKSAIGYDLSHEMLAIARANLDQAGITHAQARHGDLFALPLESQSADIVCLHHVLHYLAEPRLAVVEAARLLKPQGRLVVSDFAPHELEFLREEHAHRRLGFSDDEVREWCGAAGLKLVQTETMSPAASDKQKLTVKIWMCSAAKTAQQSRQAA; this comes from the coding sequence ATGGCGCTGGACGCAGCTCTCAATATTTTCCGGGCGATAGGCGAGGAAACGCGCCTGCGCATCATGGCGCTGCTTCATCGCGGTGAACTGACCGTGAGTGAAATCACCGCCATCCTCGGGCAGAGCCAGCCTCGGGTCAGCCGTCATTTAAAAATTCTCGCAGATGCGGGGCTGGTGGAACGTCACCGCGAAGGGGCGTGGATGTTTTATCGGCTTGCGGATCGCAGCGGTGATCAGGCGGCGGCACAGGCGGTTATCGATGTTATGGACGAACTGGCCGAGGCCGATGACCGAATTCTCACCCGTGATGGCGATCGTTTTTTACAGGCGCGCGAAGCGCGGGCCGCGCTGGCGGCGTCATACTTTGAGGAGAATGCAAAGGAGTGGGGGCGCCTTCGGAGCCTGCACTTGCCAGAAAAAGATATAGAGTCGCGCATTATCGAGCTGGCGGGCGAGAAGACGGTCGATCTGTTCGTAGACCTTGGTACCGGCACCGGCCGCATGCTGGAGATTTTCGCTGATCTATACAAATCAGCGATCGGTTACGACCTTTCCCATGAAATGCTAGCGATTGCCCGCGCCAATCTCGATCAGGCGGGCATTACCCATGCCCAGGCCCGTCACGGCGACTTGTTCGCCTTGCCGCTTGAAAGCCAGAGCGCCGACATCGTCTGCCTGCATCATGTGCTGCACTACCTTGCCGAGCCCAGACTGGCTGTTGTGGAGGCGGCGCGGCTTTTGAAACCGCAAGGGCGGCTGGTCGTTTCTGACTTTGCCCCGCACGAGCTCGAATTCTTACGTGAAGAACATGCCCACCGCCGCTTAGGGTTTTCCGATGATGAAGTGCGTGAGTGGTGTGGCGCTGCTGGATTGAAGCTGGTTCAGACGGAAACGATGTCGCCCGCAGCTTCAGACAAGCAGAAGCTGACCGTCAAAATCTGGATGTGTTCAGCGGCGAAGACGGCGCAACAGTCGCGTCAAGCCGCATAA
- the ggt gene encoding gamma-glutamyltransferase: MFRKLINCVAAIIVASFSIAIAQDIGPGGRPVGETWSRSPVIAEHGMAATAHPLASQVAIDVLKQGGSAVDAAIAANATLGLMEPTGNGIGGDLFAIIWDPETEKLYGLNASGRSPMGRSFEDLLSALGDADSLPPFGHLPVTVPGAVDGWFEMHERFGKLSMRKNLAPAISYAENGFPVSPVIAYYLQMNLDRFEERLDMIGEFDNARETYFANGAPKTGEIFKNPDLANTYDIIARKGRDAFYKGEIARAMDAYFKRIGGDLRLEDFAAHESEWVEPGCVEYKDGVELCELPPNGQGFAALQMVNILKNVDLTQWDRGSPEVHHYITEAKRLAFEDVARFYADPAFAEIPVDWLLSDEYGRERFALIDPEKANPEPAPGDPKIEGPGDTTYLTVADKNGMMVSLIQSNYRGMGAGLVADGLGFMFQDRGELYSLDPDHPNVYAPGKRPFHTIIPAFVKKDGAPLISFGLMGGAMQPQGHVQILINLFDYGMNLQEAGDAARLNHSGGRASTDRLGEAPDNALGVLNVEAGVPEATIDALRAMGHDVNVVENGVMFGGYQAIMRNPETGVYWGATEMRKDGTVAGY; this comes from the coding sequence ATGTTCCGTAAGCTGATTAATTGTGTTGCCGCGATAATAGTGGCGTCTTTTTCAATCGCGATCGCGCAAGACATAGGTCCCGGCGGCAGGCCAGTGGGCGAGACGTGGTCCAGAAGCCCGGTAATTGCCGAACACGGCATGGCAGCGACAGCCCATCCGCTGGCGAGCCAGGTCGCAATCGATGTCCTGAAGCAAGGCGGCAGTGCAGTGGATGCGGCTATCGCGGCGAATGCAACGCTTGGTCTGATGGAGCCGACCGGCAACGGCATCGGCGGCGATCTTTTCGCTATCATCTGGGACCCGGAAACGGAAAAGCTTTATGGGCTCAACGCATCGGGGCGCAGTCCCATGGGCCGCAGTTTTGAAGATTTGCTTAGTGCGTTAGGCGATGCGGATTCATTGCCGCCATTCGGGCACCTTCCCGTTACCGTGCCGGGCGCTGTCGATGGCTGGTTCGAAATGCATGAACGGTTCGGAAAACTTTCCATGCGGAAAAATCTGGCGCCGGCGATTTCCTATGCTGAAAACGGTTTTCCGGTGTCGCCGGTGATCGCCTATTACTTGCAGATGAATCTCGACCGGTTCGAGGAACGCCTCGACATGATTGGTGAGTTCGATAACGCCCGGGAAACATACTTCGCCAACGGAGCGCCGAAAACGGGAGAGATTTTCAAAAACCCCGATCTCGCCAACACTTATGACATCATTGCCCGCAAGGGCCGCGATGCGTTCTACAAAGGCGAGATTGCGCGGGCCATGGACGCCTACTTCAAGCGTATCGGTGGCGATTTGAGACTTGAAGACTTTGCAGCCCATGAAAGCGAGTGGGTGGAACCCGGTTGCGTGGAATACAAGGACGGCGTCGAGCTTTGCGAGCTGCCGCCGAATGGGCAGGGGTTCGCCGCCCTGCAGATGGTCAACATTTTGAAAAATGTTGATCTGACGCAATGGGATCGCGGCAGTCCGGAAGTGCACCATTATATCACCGAAGCAAAACGGCTGGCGTTTGAGGATGTCGCACGCTTTTACGCCGACCCGGCTTTCGCGGAAATCCCGGTTGACTGGCTCTTGTCGGATGAATATGGCCGCGAACGGTTTGCGCTGATTGATCCGGAAAAAGCGAATCCAGAACCTGCGCCCGGTGATCCGAAGATCGAAGGGCCTGGCGACACGACTTATCTCACTGTCGCCGACAAAAACGGTATGATGGTCTCGCTCATCCAGTCGAACTATCGCGGCATGGGGGCCGGGCTTGTCGCCGACGGTCTTGGTTTCATGTTTCAGGATCGCGGCGAGTTATATTCGCTCGATCCGGACCATCCGAATGTTTACGCGCCCGGCAAGCGCCCCTTTCACACGATTATTCCGGCGTTCGTGAAAAAGGATGGCGCGCCGCTGATCAGTTTCGGTCTCATGGGCGGCGCCATGCAGCCGCAAGGCCATGTGCAAATCCTGATTAATTTGTTCGACTACGGCATGAATCTGCAGGAAGCCGGCGACGCCGCGCGGCTTAATCACAGCGGCGGGCGCGCATCGACAGATCGGTTAGGGGAGGCGCCTGACAATGCGCTTGGCGTTCTGAATGTGGAGGCTGGCGTGCCGGAAGCGACGATTGATGCGTTGCGGGCCATGGGCCATGACGTCAATGTCGTTGAGAACGGTGTGATGTTCGGCGGCTATCAGGCGATCATGCGCAATCCTGAGACCGGGGTTTACTGGGGTGCAACGGAGATGCGCAAGGATGGCACGGTCGCCGGATACTAA
- a CDS encoding YajQ family cyclic di-GMP-binding protein, with product MPSFDIVSEVDLSEADNAIQNITREISTRYDFKGSKSTVELKEGVITIFADDDLKLRQMHEILQGNMQKRGIEPGSLDYQKEEPAAGQAVRQRVLIKQGIDKELAKKIVKAIKGEKFKVQVAIQGDALRVTGKKRDDLQEVITFVKAMKQEQPFQYQNFRD from the coding sequence ATGCCGTCTTTCGATATTGTTTCTGAAGTCGATCTGTCCGAAGCCGACAACGCCATTCAGAATATCACGCGTGAAATTTCTACGCGTTATGATTTCAAGGGATCGAAATCGACTGTCGAGCTTAAAGAGGGCGTGATCACAATCTTTGCCGATGACGATCTGAAGCTTCGTCAGATGCACGAAATCCTGCAGGGCAATATGCAAAAGCGTGGAATTGAACCTGGCTCGCTCGATTATCAAAAAGAAGAACCGGCAGCCGGCCAGGCCGTCCGGCAACGCGTCTTGATCAAGCAAGGCATCGACAAAGAACTTGCCAAGAAGATTGTCAAAGCGATTAAGGGAGAGAAATTTAAGGTGCAAGTCGCCATTCAGGGTGATGCTTTACGCGTGACAGGCAAGAAACGCGATGACCTGCAGGAAGTCATTACCTTTGTAAAAGCAATGAAACAGGAGCAGCCATTCCAGTACCAGAATTTCCGCGACTAG
- the ftsL gene encoding cell division protein FtsL gives MIRISTIFLCIILAAAAFGRYRAEVSVRELREEIDRIETSQVEEIRSIQMLRAEIAYLENPERLARIADTKTDLRPSTGDQLMGVREFALAFGLEDAGEDAGSEPDNTILNAMAMAQLTGSQLTASQSAGTEQVNSR, from the coding sequence ATGATCCGTATTTCAACTATATTTTTATGCATTATTTTAGCAGCGGCGGCGTTTGGGCGATACCGTGCGGAAGTTTCTGTACGGGAGTTGCGTGAAGAAATAGATCGGATCGAGACGAGCCAGGTTGAAGAAATTCGCTCCATTCAGATGTTGCGCGCCGAGATAGCTTATCTCGAAAATCCGGAACGGCTTGCAAGGATTGCCGATACAAAAACAGATCTCAGGCCGTCCACAGGCGATCAGTTGATGGGTGTGCGAGAGTTTGCTTTGGCGTTTGGGCTTGAAGACGCCGGAGAAGATGCTGGGAGCGAGCCCGACAACACCATTCTCAACGCCATGGCTATGGCTCAACTGACAGGTTCTCAGCTAACGGCTAGCCAGTCAGCCGGAACAGAGCAGGTCAACAGCCGCTGA